In Bos indicus isolate NIAB-ARS_2022 breed Sahiwal x Tharparkar chromosome 19, NIAB-ARS_B.indTharparkar_mat_pri_1.0, whole genome shotgun sequence, the following proteins share a genomic window:
- the PHOSPHO1 gene encoding phosphoethanolamine/phosphocholine phosphatase isoform X3: MSGCFPVAGLRCLSRDGGMAAQGSPRFLLTFDFDETIVDENSDDSIVRAAPGQRLPESLRATYREGFYNEYMQRVFQYLGDQGVRPRDLRAVYESIPLSPGMGELLQFVAKQGSCFEVILISDANTFGVESALRAAGHQGLFRRIFSNPSGPDARGLLALRPFHSHSCARCPANMCKHKVLSDYLRERAHDGVHFERLFYVGDGANDFCPVGLLAGGDVAFPRRGYPMHRLIQEAQKAEPSSFRASVVPWENAIEVRLHLQQVLKTC, encoded by the exons ATGAGCGGGTGTTTTCCAGTTGCTGGCCTCCGATGCCTGTCTAGG GACGGCGGGATGGCTGCGCAGGGCTCGCCGCGCTTCCTCCTGACCTTCGACTTTGATGAGACTATCGTGGACGAAAACAGCGACGACTCGATCGTGCGCGCAGCGCCGGGCCAGCGGCTCCCGGAAAGCCTGCGTGCCACCTACCGCGAGGGCTTCTACAACGAGTACATGCAGCGCGTCTTCCAGTACCTGGGCGACCAGGGCGTGCGGCCGCGAGACCTGCGCGCCGTCTACGAGTCCATCCCGCTGTCGCCCGGCATGGGCGAGCTGCTGCAGTTTGTGGCCAAGCAGGGTTCCTGCTTTGAGGTTATTCTCATTTCAGACGCCAACACCTTTGGCGTGGAGAGCGCGCTGCGCGCCGCCGGCCACCAAGGCCTGTTCCGCCGCATCTTCAGCAACCCTTCCGGGCCCGACGCTCGGGGGCTGCTGGCGCTGCGGCCCTTCCACTCACACAGCTGCGCGCGCTGCCCCGCCAACATGTGCAAGCACAAGGTGCTCAGCGACTACCTGCGCGAGCGGGCCCACGACGGCGTGCACTTCGAGCGCCTTTTCTACGTGGGCGACGGCGCCAACGACTTCTGTCCCGTGGGGCTGCTGGCCGGCGGCGATGTGGCCTTCCCTCGCCGCGGCTACCCCATGCACCGCCTTATCCAGGAGGCACAGAAGGCTGAGCCCAGCTCCTTCCGCGCCAGCGTGGTACCCTGGGAAAATGCCATCGAAGTGCGCCTCCATCTGCAACAGGTGCTGAAGACGTGCTGA
- the PHOSPHO1 gene encoding phosphoethanolamine/phosphocholine phosphatase isoform X1, translating to MSGCFPVAGLRCLSRVCRGLVREAPTSPSPTASPAARLLRTLAETPSADKFLPGNWSSMCQHLWPWPANLPLLGRLLPRPLSLAPSSSCSSLPCSQDGGMAAQGSPRFLLTFDFDETIVDENSDDSIVRAAPGQRLPESLRATYREGFYNEYMQRVFQYLGDQGVRPRDLRAVYESIPLSPGMGELLQFVAKQGSCFEVILISDANTFGVESALRAAGHQGLFRRIFSNPSGPDARGLLALRPFHSHSCARCPANMCKHKVLSDYLRERAHDGVHFERLFYVGDGANDFCPVGLLAGGDVAFPRRGYPMHRLIQEAQKAEPSSFRASVVPWENAIEVRLHLQQVLKTC from the exons ATGAGCGGGTGTTTTCCAGTTGCTGGCCTCCGATGCCTGTCTAGG GTATGTCGTGGCCTGGTGCGGGAGGCTCCTACTTCCCCAAGTCCCACAGCTTCTCCTGCTGCCCGCTTGCTTCGGACTCTGGCAGAAACCCCATCCGCTGACAAGTTCCTCCCAGGGAATTG GTCTTCGATGTGCCAGCATCTCTGGCCGTGGCCCGCTAACCTGCCTCTCCTGGGCCGGCTCCTGCCGCGCCCCCTCTCGcttgctccctcctcctcctgctcctctctcCCCTGCTCCCAGGACGGCGGGATGGCTGCGCAGGGCTCGCCGCGCTTCCTCCTGACCTTCGACTTTGATGAGACTATCGTGGACGAAAACAGCGACGACTCGATCGTGCGCGCAGCGCCGGGCCAGCGGCTCCCGGAAAGCCTGCGTGCCACCTACCGCGAGGGCTTCTACAACGAGTACATGCAGCGCGTCTTCCAGTACCTGGGCGACCAGGGCGTGCGGCCGCGAGACCTGCGCGCCGTCTACGAGTCCATCCCGCTGTCGCCCGGCATGGGCGAGCTGCTGCAGTTTGTGGCCAAGCAGGGTTCCTGCTTTGAGGTTATTCTCATTTCAGACGCCAACACCTTTGGCGTGGAGAGCGCGCTGCGCGCCGCCGGCCACCAAGGCCTGTTCCGCCGCATCTTCAGCAACCCTTCCGGGCCCGACGCTCGGGGGCTGCTGGCGCTGCGGCCCTTCCACTCACACAGCTGCGCGCGCTGCCCCGCCAACATGTGCAAGCACAAGGTGCTCAGCGACTACCTGCGCGAGCGGGCCCACGACGGCGTGCACTTCGAGCGCCTTTTCTACGTGGGCGACGGCGCCAACGACTTCTGTCCCGTGGGGCTGCTGGCCGGCGGCGATGTGGCCTTCCCTCGCCGCGGCTACCCCATGCACCGCCTTATCCAGGAGGCACAGAAGGCTGAGCCCAGCTCCTTCCGCGCCAGCGTGGTACCCTGGGAAAATGCCATCGAAGTGCGCCTCCATCTGCAACAGGTGCTGAAGACGTGCTGA
- the PHOSPHO1 gene encoding phosphoethanolamine/phosphocholine phosphatase isoform X2 translates to MCQHLWPWPANLPLLGRLLPRPLSLAPSSSCSSLPCSQDGGMAAQGSPRFLLTFDFDETIVDENSDDSIVRAAPGQRLPESLRATYREGFYNEYMQRVFQYLGDQGVRPRDLRAVYESIPLSPGMGELLQFVAKQGSCFEVILISDANTFGVESALRAAGHQGLFRRIFSNPSGPDARGLLALRPFHSHSCARCPANMCKHKVLSDYLRERAHDGVHFERLFYVGDGANDFCPVGLLAGGDVAFPRRGYPMHRLIQEAQKAEPSSFRASVVPWENAIEVRLHLQQVLKTC, encoded by the coding sequence ATGTGCCAGCATCTCTGGCCGTGGCCCGCTAACCTGCCTCTCCTGGGCCGGCTCCTGCCGCGCCCCCTCTCGcttgctccctcctcctcctgctcctctctcCCCTGCTCCCAGGACGGCGGGATGGCTGCGCAGGGCTCGCCGCGCTTCCTCCTGACCTTCGACTTTGATGAGACTATCGTGGACGAAAACAGCGACGACTCGATCGTGCGCGCAGCGCCGGGCCAGCGGCTCCCGGAAAGCCTGCGTGCCACCTACCGCGAGGGCTTCTACAACGAGTACATGCAGCGCGTCTTCCAGTACCTGGGCGACCAGGGCGTGCGGCCGCGAGACCTGCGCGCCGTCTACGAGTCCATCCCGCTGTCGCCCGGCATGGGCGAGCTGCTGCAGTTTGTGGCCAAGCAGGGTTCCTGCTTTGAGGTTATTCTCATTTCAGACGCCAACACCTTTGGCGTGGAGAGCGCGCTGCGCGCCGCCGGCCACCAAGGCCTGTTCCGCCGCATCTTCAGCAACCCTTCCGGGCCCGACGCTCGGGGGCTGCTGGCGCTGCGGCCCTTCCACTCACACAGCTGCGCGCGCTGCCCCGCCAACATGTGCAAGCACAAGGTGCTCAGCGACTACCTGCGCGAGCGGGCCCACGACGGCGTGCACTTCGAGCGCCTTTTCTACGTGGGCGACGGCGCCAACGACTTCTGTCCCGTGGGGCTGCTGGCCGGCGGCGATGTGGCCTTCCCTCGCCGCGGCTACCCCATGCACCGCCTTATCCAGGAGGCACAGAAGGCTGAGCCCAGCTCCTTCCGCGCCAGCGTGGTACCCTGGGAAAATGCCATCGAAGTGCGCCTCCATCTGCAACAGGTGCTGAAGACGTGCTGA